In bacterium, the genomic window AGTAGACGTTTGTCACGGAATGAGGGTTATGCGAATTGCACTGCTACCCGGCTCCCTGCGAGCCGGTTCTTATAACCGCAAGTTGGCGCGCGTGGCGGCTGATGTTTTGGCCGGGCGGGGCGTCGAGACGGACTATGTTGATTTGAAAGAGCACCCCATGCCGCCTTACGACGGCGACATCGAAGCGGCGAGCGGGCTGCCGGACGCATGCTGGAAATTCAAGGCGCGTATTGCGGCGGCCCATGCCGTGGTGATCGCAAGTCCGGAATATAGCGGCGGCATTCCGGGAACGCTCAAGAACGTGCTCGATTGGAGCACCCGCGGCGGGTCGAATCCGTGGGACGGCAAGGTCGTGCTGTTAATGGGTACGTCAGGTGGTCCATGGGGGACGAATCGCATGCTGCCCGCGCTGCGGCAGGTGATGGCGATCATGGGAGCGGTTGTTATTCCGCAGTCGGTGACCATACCGAACGCGGGTAAAGTGTGGGATGAAAGCGGTGCGCTGTTGGATGAGACTCTGCCCGGCCGGGTGGAGAAGGTGCTGGGGAATTTGTTGAATGTTACGCAGAAAATGACCGGAGAGCGACTTTAGAGATGGCGATTAAGACCCGCGACAATATTCGCAACGTGGCCATCATTGCCCACGTTGACCATGGTAAGACGACGTTGGTGGACGCGATGCTGCATCAGGCCGGGGTGTTCCGCGACAATCAGCACGTGGCTGAACGCGTGATGGACAAGCTCGATCTCGAACGGGAGAAGGGGATCACGATTCTGTCGAAGAACACTACGATTCGCTGGCAGGATAATATCATCAATATTCTCGATACGCCGGGGCACGCGGACTTCGGCGGTCAGGTGCAGCGCGTGTTGCGCATGGTGGACGGCTGCTTGCTGCTGGTGGATGCCAGCGAAGGGCCGCTGCCGCAAACGCGGTATGTGCTGTTGAACGCGCTCGAATTGGGCCTGTCGCCCATCGTGGTCATCAACAAGATTGACCGTCCGGATGCGCGGATTGGGGAGGTGCTTGACGAAGTGCTGGAGCTGTTCCTTGATTTGGACGCGAGCGAAGAGCAGTGCCATTTCCCGGTGGTTTATACGAACGCAAAGCTGGGCACAGCGACGCTCGACCTTGCTACGCCGGGCGATAATCTGATGCCGCTATTCAAGCTGATTTTCGACAAGGTTCCGGCACCGCAATATGACGACGAGGCACCGCTTCAGTTGCAGGTCACGACGCTTGACTATAGCGATTACGTGGGCCGCATCGGGATTGGCCGCATCGCTAACGGCACGATCAAGCAGGCGGAGCAGGTGACGCTGATAAAGAACGACGGCACACGGTCACAGGCGAAGGTCACACAGCTTTATACCTATGAAGGTTTGGCGCGAGTGGACGCGAAGTCAGCGTGGGCGGGTGAGATCGTAGCTGTTGCGGGGTTGGAGAACATGGATATCGGCGACACGGTGACATCGTTGACGGATCCTCGTCCGCTGCCGCCGCTGAAGATTGACGAACCGACTCTGGAGATGGTCTTCGGCGTCAATACATCTCCGTTCCAGGGTCGTGAAGGGACATACGTCACGACGCGGCAGATTCGCGACCGTCTGTTCAAAGAGATACAGGGCAATCCGGCACTGCGAGTTGAAGACTCGGAGACGTTGGAAGGCTATCGTGTATATGGCCGCGGTGAATTGCAGATGGCGATCTTGATCGAGACGATGCGGCGAGAGGGATATGAATTGGCAGTCGGCAAGCCGCGTGTTCTGTTCAAAACGGTTGAAGGTAAGAAGGTCGAGCCATACGAAATGGTCCTGATGGATTGCCCCGAGGAATTTGTCGGGGTGGTCACGAGCACCTTGGGCATGCGCCGTGGGCGAATGACGCACATGACGGATCACGCGACGGGCTGGGTCCGGCTTTCGTTTGAGATACCCATGCGCGGGTTGATCGGCATTCGCCCGATTATGTTGACGATGACGCGCGGGACAGCGATCATGAATACGCAGTTCCTGGATTATCGTCCGGTGGAAGGCGAAGTGCGGCAGCGCGCCAACGGCGTGTTGATCGCGGATCGTGAGGGTCGTGTGACTGAATACGCGTTGAATAGTTTGCAGGATCGCGGGGAGGTGTTCGTTGCGCCGGGCACTCATGTTTATGAGGGGATGATCTGCGGCGAGAATTCGCGCGACAACGATCTGGTGGTAAACATTGTGCGCGAGAAGAAACTGACCAACATGCGGGCATCGGGAACGGATGAGAGCTATAAGATCGCTCCGCCGCGGCCGATGTCGCTGGAAGAAGCGATTGCCTTTATCAACGAAGACGAACTTGTGGAAGTGACCCCTCAGAGTATTCGGTTGCGCAAGTACTACCTGAAAGAGGAAGAGCGCAAGCAGGCGGCCAAGCGGGCGGGCATGCACGGGATTGTGTAGGGCTTACACTTGTTTATACAATAAGTTGGAAAGCGGGCAGCCACCGGGTGCCCGCTTTTTTTGCCATTTGCGGCGGTAAATCTTACAAAATATGTCGTATTCTGTTGCGATTTTGACCCTGCACGGCGTATATTGGGGATGGAAAGACAACGGATTAGAAATCAGCAATAATGGAGCAGTAAGATGAATCTTCAGCG contains:
- a CDS encoding NAD(P)H-dependent oxidoreductase — protein: MRIALLPGSLRAGSYNRKLARVAADVLAGRGVETDYVDLKEHPMPPYDGDIEAASGLPDACWKFKARIAAAHAVVIASPEYSGGIPGTLKNVLDWSTRGGSNPWDGKVVLLMGTSGGPWGTNRMLPALRQVMAIMGAVVIPQSVTIPNAGKVWDESGALLDETLPGRVEKVLGNLLNVTQKMTGERL
- the typA gene encoding translational GTPase TypA; this translates as MAIKTRDNIRNVAIIAHVDHGKTTLVDAMLHQAGVFRDNQHVAERVMDKLDLEREKGITILSKNTTIRWQDNIINILDTPGHADFGGQVQRVLRMVDGCLLLVDASEGPLPQTRYVLLNALELGLSPIVVINKIDRPDARIGEVLDEVLELFLDLDASEEQCHFPVVYTNAKLGTATLDLATPGDNLMPLFKLIFDKVPAPQYDDEAPLQLQVTTLDYSDYVGRIGIGRIANGTIKQAEQVTLIKNDGTRSQAKVTQLYTYEGLARVDAKSAWAGEIVAVAGLENMDIGDTVTSLTDPRPLPPLKIDEPTLEMVFGVNTSPFQGREGTYVTTRQIRDRLFKEIQGNPALRVEDSETLEGYRVYGRGELQMAILIETMRREGYELAVGKPRVLFKTVEGKKVEPYEMVLMDCPEEFVGVVTSTLGMRRGRMTHMTDHATGWVRLSFEIPMRGLIGIRPIMLTMTRGTAIMNTQFLDYRPVEGEVRQRANGVLIADREGRVTEYALNSLQDRGEVFVAPGTHVYEGMICGENSRDNDLVVNIVREKKLTNMRASGTDESYKIAPPRPMSLEEAIAFINEDELVEVTPQSIRLRKYYLKEEERKQAAKRAGMHGIV